The sequence GGTGGCGCGCAAGGCAGGTACCGAGCGGGCATTCACCGGAAAGCTCTGGGATTTCGAGGGTATCGGTACCTATTACTGTGCAGCATGCGGCAATGTGCTGTTCCGTTCGGATGCGAAGTTCGCCAGTACCTGCGGCTGGCCGAGTTTTTTCGAGACCGTGCGTCCGGGCAGCGTTGAGTACCGTACCGATATGGCGTTCGGTATGGCGCGTACCGAAGTGCTCTGCGGACGATGCGACGCGCATCTCGGACACGTGTTCGACGACGGACCGCCCCCGACCGGCAAGCGGTTCTGCATGAATTCGATAGTGCTCGATTTCGAGCCGGATGAGGGAGATTAGAGTGTGGCTGTTATCGAAGATAATCCGACAGGGCCGATTTGTTCCTGACGGAAACGTTTCAGTACATCTGCGGGCCGGGAATTGATGATATAGATGCAGATGTTTGTATCGAGCAGATATCTCACAATGCAATCGCTTCCCTTTTTTCTGCTACAGGCTGCTCCCGTTCCGGTTTGAATTCCGGCTCGAATTCCTGAAGCGCTGCTTCCAGCGTTGCCCGGGATTGATCGATTGGCAGAAGCAATACCCCATCGGCGAAATGCCTGATCAGCACCTCTTTTCCCTGGAACCGGAATTCCTTCGGAAGTCTGACGGCCAGGCTTCTTCCCGATTGAACAATTTCAGCGGTTTCCATTGGTATTGAAATTCTTTCATGGTCGTTCGGATCAACCCGATACATTCGGGTTGATATATCATAGATGGCATCGGTAGCGATATACGCAAAAGAAAATCTGTATCAGTGTGCCTGTGACAGGTCGGCTTTTTCCCCTTTTTTAATTCTGATGAACAGCAGCAGCGGCATCGAGAGCGCGAAGAGCAGGGCGATCAGCATGAAGGCGTCCATGTAGGCGAGGTGGTAGCTCTGGGCGGTGAGAGTGCCTTCAAGCGCTTTGAGCGAGGCATGCTCGGCCTCTACCGGCGAGAGCATGCGCGACTGCGCCGCCTGTGCGATGCCGTTCAGGCGTTCGACGGCTGCCGGGTCGTAGGGCGAAAGGTGGCTCAGGAGTTCGCTGCGATGTTCGGCCACCCGCTTGACGATATAGGTGTTGGTGATCGCAATGCCGAACGAGCCGCCGAGCTGGCGAACCATGTTGTTGAGGCCGGTTGCCTGCCCGATGTCCTTGCCGTGCAGTCCGGCGACGGCAAGCATGGTGACGGGAATGAAAATGAAGCCGAGGGCGACGCCGCGAAGCAGCAGTATCCAGAAAAAGTTTTCGGCGCCCGACTGCATGGTCTGCTGGCCGAGTTCCCAGCAGAAGAGGGCAAATGCCGCCATGCCGACGGTCATGAGGATTTTCGCCGATGCTCCCCGCTGCAGGGCGATGCCGAGGGGGAGCGCTATGATGCCGGTTACGAGCGCGCTGGGAAAGAGCACCGTACCGGTCAGGAGGGCCGAAAAGCCGAGAAGGTGCTGCACGAAAACCGGAAAGACGAAGAGCGAGCCGTAGAGTCCGTAGCCGACCACGAAGGTCAGTACGGCGGCTATGGCCAGGTTGTGGCTCCTTCCGAGCACGCTGAG comes from Chlorobium limicola DSM 245 and encodes:
- the msrB gene encoding peptide-methionine (R)-S-oxide reductase MsrB; amino-acid sequence: MLMFIFFATVGLFACSGEPTSPKFSPSKAMSDSRALNPYYSRTDTTKLDLPDSVWKKVLPPEVYEVARKAGTERAFTGKLWDFEGIGTYYCAACGNVLFRSDAKFASTCGWPSFFETVRPGSVEYRTDMAFGMARTEVLCGRCDAHLGHVFDDGPPPTGKRFCMNSIVLDFEPDEGD
- a CDS encoding antitoxin, whose product is METAEIVQSGRSLAVRLPKEFRFQGKEVLIRHFADGVLLLPIDQSRATLEAALQEFEPEFKPEREQPVAEKREAIAL